One window from the genome of Pseudomonas frederiksbergensis encodes:
- a CDS encoding DUF3999 domain-containing protein: MSRKLSRIGLGVVGLWAALSATAQEQPQDFAHQVPLALSGEGPWYRLPLPLDVQLRARQTDLSDLRVFNAAGQAQAYALVRESARSRENRTLTDVKWFPLYNAADDSERAPSVRVQSNANGTLVEVQPSSRLEAGEEELRGWLLDASAIKAPLQQLILDWTSERDGFQRFSIEASDDLQHWQAWGEGQVARLTFADERVEQHEVSLPGQSARYLRLLWDSPSSAPVLTSAQLQSASRESLPLPLIWSQPLAGSTTKAGEYTWQLPMGLDVEQVQVDLSEANSLAPVTLAGRRESSHPWQPMGGGLLYRLTQNGQDVLQNQLQLSGQTVQQLKLTVDERGGGLGTEAPALRFAVRATQVVFLARGEGPYTLALGSATVKAASLPLTTLIPDYKPSRLATLGAATVNGTATSTPVVEATPATADTDWKKIGLWAVLLLSVVFLAAMAFSLLRKPPVKS, translated from the coding sequence TTGAGTCGCAAGTTGAGTCGAATCGGGCTGGGCGTGGTCGGGCTGTGGGCAGCCTTGTCGGCGACGGCGCAGGAGCAACCGCAGGATTTCGCCCATCAGGTGCCGTTGGCCTTGAGCGGCGAGGGGCCGTGGTATCGCTTGCCGTTGCCCTTGGATGTTCAGTTGCGGGCGCGACAAACCGACCTTAGTGATCTGCGGGTCTTCAACGCCGCCGGGCAGGCCCAGGCCTACGCGTTGGTTCGTGAGTCGGCCCGGAGTCGAGAAAATCGCACCCTCACCGATGTGAAGTGGTTCCCGCTGTACAACGCGGCCGATGACAGTGAGCGCGCGCCCAGCGTGCGGGTCCAATCGAACGCCAACGGCACGCTGGTTGAAGTACAACCGTCCAGCCGACTCGAAGCGGGGGAAGAAGAACTGCGCGGCTGGCTGCTCGACGCCAGCGCAATCAAGGCCCCGCTGCAGCAACTGATCCTCGACTGGACCAGCGAACGCGACGGCTTCCAGCGTTTCAGCATCGAAGCCAGCGACGACTTGCAACACTGGCAGGCCTGGGGTGAAGGCCAGGTCGCACGGCTGACGTTTGCCGACGAGCGGGTCGAGCAGCACGAGGTGAGCTTGCCCGGCCAATCGGCGCGGTACTTGCGGTTGCTGTGGGATTCGCCGTCCTCGGCGCCGGTGCTGACCTCGGCCCAACTGCAAAGCGCCAGCCGCGAAAGCCTGCCGTTGCCGTTGATCTGGTCGCAACCGCTCGCCGGCAGCACGACGAAGGCCGGCGAATACACCTGGCAGTTGCCGATGGGGTTGGACGTCGAACAGGTGCAGGTAGATCTCAGCGAGGCCAACAGCCTGGCGCCGGTGACCCTGGCCGGTCGCCGTGAAAGCAGCCATCCCTGGCAGCCAATGGGCGGTGGTTTGCTTTATCGCCTGACGCAGAACGGCCAGGACGTGCTGCAAAACCAACTGCAGCTGTCCGGCCAGACCGTTCAACAGTTGAAGCTGACGGTGGATGAGCGCGGCGGCGGCCTCGGCACCGAAGCCCCTGCACTGCGGTTTGCCGTGCGTGCGACCCAGGTGGTGTTCCTGGCTCGTGGCGAAGGGCCTTATACGCTGGCGCTGGGCAGCGCGACGGTAAAGGCGGCCAGCCTGCCGTTGACCACGCTGATTCCAGACTACAAGCCCTCGCGCCTGGCGACGCTGGGCGCCGCGACGGTCAACGGAACGGCCACTTCGACGCCTGTTGTTGAAGCCACACCCGCGACTGCGGATACCGACTGGAAAAAGATCGGCTTGTGGGCGGTGCTGCTGCTCAGCGTGGTGTTCCTCGCGGCGATGGCCTTCAGTCTGCTGCGCAAGCCGCCAGTCAAATCCTGA
- a CDS encoding DUF924 family protein has translation MAEPWQPLLDWWFGSAQTPDEIAADKGKLWFGKGHDRQARERFGDLVEQALAGGLTDWAQRPEGWLALVLLLDQLPRMIFRNTPKSFSGDLRAQALVAQGLAAGFDQQLRPIQRVFIYLVLEHCENLAVQNEAVSRFIELVREQPEAQRAVFEDNLDYAERHQKIIARFGRFPHRNAVLGRESTAEEVEFLKRPGSRF, from the coding sequence ATGGCCGAGCCCTGGCAGCCGTTGCTCGATTGGTGGTTTGGTTCAGCCCAGACGCCGGACGAAATAGCGGCTGACAAGGGCAAGCTGTGGTTCGGCAAAGGCCATGATCGCCAGGCGCGAGAGCGCTTCGGCGACCTGGTCGAGCAAGCACTGGCCGGCGGATTGACCGACTGGGCGCAACGCCCGGAAGGTTGGCTGGCCCTGGTGCTGCTGCTGGATCAACTCCCGCGGATGATCTTTCGCAACACGCCCAAGAGCTTTTCCGGCGACCTGCGAGCCCAAGCGCTGGTGGCCCAGGGTTTGGCGGCGGGTTTCGACCAGCAACTACGACCGATCCAGCGCGTTTTCATCTACCTCGTCCTCGAACACTGCGAAAACCTCGCGGTGCAGAACGAAGCCGTATCGCGGTTCATCGAACTGGTTCGAGAGCAACCCGAGGCGCAGCGGGCGGTGTTTGAAGACAATCTGGATTATGCCGAGCGGCATCAGAAGATCATTGCCCGGTTTGGACGCTTTCCCCATCGCAATGCGGTGTTGGGGCGCGAGTCCACGGCTGAGGAAGTGGAGTTTTTGAAGAGGCCTGGGTCGAGGTTTTAG
- a CDS encoding DUF2339 domain-containing protein, whose protein sequence is MQWILTLLGLALGWVVDESFADALIGALVGLGIAQSFRLGRLGNQAAKQQILLQETQQSVLTLEARLAVLERGKVAEPSDPAPAPEVVAPQVAQPRTRTEPELVWELPPDLEPVSTMSTQASQPLPDDIWTPAPAASTRRADRDFAPLPLEPTAPAPAAPQGPNLFDRAITGARNWLFGGNTVLRVGVVLLFLGLAFLLRYATEGMVVPIELRYAGVAASALGLLGLGWWLRHRNSNYALMLQGTGIAVLYLTVFAAMRLHPLLDSKAALGLLVAVTVFSAILAVTQNAMGLAAAAALGGFAAPILTSTGSGNHVALFSYFILLNAGILAIAWFKAWRLLNLIGFVGTFGIGFAWGLRSYTPELLWSTEPFLIVFFLMYLVIGLLFTRRKLLEMSDAPEDDSRDAMLRWSARKGDYVDGSMLFGPPLVGFGLQFALVQHLEFAAAFSALALGMIYMGLARVLMGGRAVLLAETCLALGVIFGSLAIPLGLDARWTAAAWAVEGAGIFWLGLRQQRPFARIFALLLQLGSALAFVSELHPGEGSLLEGSWLGALMLGCALLFSFYQLHKAEPGHVASWERQAQPVLAVLGLGFLYLLAPLFFFTHGTAIAWAFAGLATLFVGLRLQSRTFLFTAFAVQLLGGALFLMRLQGADGDSTAVFSAGWSGLLSASLIGLALIGGMLLAARDDMVRNDVRLLRGLSVVLLAGLVLINLAVLFVLPWQTASGVWAASGLLIIWLSLYLKQRVSFVFGLLLQLLGGAAFLTAGPALLGPLNAEDLRPLAHSGFWTPLVLGLAALVGAWRLQRAHSTQELDVLSLQRLSELLLVWGAGWWALAWVSEVLRFAPANLQGSLLLIVAATSVAVWSVLSLRLKWPALGLLCTLLIPAAGCVLLATGHSRYHPAADFGWLAWLAVFAVHFVSLKRLASALPAQARSTAHVLGCWLLMAVLMLELRYGLLQLSEQYNAWRWLAWAILPGLYLVLVSSPRTLPWPVSAQPREYRVYAAAPMALLMLGWFWLTNTFSDGNSEPLPYVPLLNPLELGLLFALFGIYVWARNAVEQTTTRWSRIGHIAQLIAGVSLFAFFTALVMRTAHQWMDVPYELDALLESMFVQAGLSIVWTLIALGLMIGGHLRHRREVWLIGAALIAVVVAKLFFVELSNRGGLARIVSFIGVGVLLLVVGYFAPLPPKRPESAPDAEPPMPVSEGVSS, encoded by the coding sequence ATGCAATGGATTTTGACACTGTTGGGCCTGGCACTCGGCTGGGTGGTGGATGAGTCGTTCGCCGATGCGCTGATAGGTGCGTTGGTCGGGCTCGGCATCGCCCAGTCGTTTCGCCTGGGGCGCCTGGGTAACCAGGCGGCCAAGCAACAGATCCTGTTGCAAGAGACCCAGCAGAGCGTGCTCACGTTGGAGGCGCGGCTGGCGGTTCTCGAGCGTGGCAAGGTCGCCGAACCGAGCGATCCGGCGCCGGCCCCCGAGGTTGTCGCGCCTCAAGTGGCGCAACCACGAACCCGCACCGAGCCGGAACTGGTCTGGGAATTGCCGCCAGACCTCGAACCCGTTTCCACGATGAGCACCCAGGCCAGCCAGCCGCTGCCTGACGATATCTGGACCCCTGCGCCAGCCGCTTCCACTCGGCGCGCCGATCGCGATTTCGCGCCGTTGCCCCTTGAACCGACGGCGCCTGCGCCTGCAGCCCCCCAAGGCCCGAATCTCTTCGACCGCGCCATCACGGGCGCGCGCAACTGGCTGTTCGGCGGCAACACCGTGCTGCGGGTCGGCGTGGTGCTGTTGTTCCTCGGCCTGGCGTTCCTGCTGCGCTACGCCACCGAAGGCATGGTAGTGCCGATCGAATTGCGTTATGCCGGCGTCGCGGCCAGCGCGTTGGGCCTGTTGGGCCTGGGGTGGTGGTTGCGCCACCGCAACAGCAACTATGCGCTGATGCTGCAGGGGACCGGGATAGCCGTGCTGTACCTGACGGTGTTCGCCGCCATGCGCCTGCATCCGCTGCTCGATTCGAAGGCTGCGCTGGGCCTGCTGGTGGCGGTCACGGTGTTCTCGGCGATCCTGGCGGTTACCCAGAACGCCATGGGCCTGGCGGCGGCTGCGGCGCTGGGCGGGTTTGCCGCGCCGATCCTGACCTCCACCGGCAGTGGCAACCACGTCGCGCTGTTCAGCTATTTCATCCTGCTCAATGCCGGCATCCTCGCGATTGCCTGGTTCAAGGCCTGGCGCCTGCTTAACCTGATCGGCTTTGTCGGCACCTTCGGTATCGGTTTCGCCTGGGGCCTGCGTTCCTACACGCCGGAACTGCTGTGGAGCACCGAACCGTTCCTCATCGTGTTTTTCCTGATGTACCTGGTGATCGGCTTGCTGTTCACCCGGCGCAAGCTGCTGGAAATGAGCGATGCGCCCGAAGATGACAGCCGGGACGCGATGTTGCGCTGGTCGGCGCGCAAGGGCGACTACGTCGACGGCAGCATGCTGTTCGGCCCGCCCTTGGTAGGCTTCGGCTTGCAGTTCGCATTGGTGCAGCATCTGGAGTTCGCCGCGGCGTTCAGTGCCCTGGCCCTGGGCATGATCTACATGGGGCTGGCCCGCGTTTTGATGGGCGGTCGCGCTGTATTGTTGGCTGAAACCTGCCTCGCCTTGGGCGTGATTTTCGGCAGCCTGGCGATTCCGCTTGGCCTCGATGCCCGTTGGACTGCCGCAGCGTGGGCGGTGGAGGGCGCCGGCATCTTCTGGCTGGGCCTGCGCCAGCAGCGACCCTTCGCGCGCATCTTTGCCCTGTTGCTGCAATTGGGATCGGCGCTGGCCTTCGTCAGCGAATTGCATCCAGGTGAAGGCAGCCTGCTGGAGGGATCGTGGCTGGGTGCGTTGATGCTCGGTTGTGCCTTGCTGTTCAGCTTCTACCAATTGCACAAGGCCGAGCCCGGGCATGTCGCGAGCTGGGAGCGTCAGGCTCAGCCTGTGCTGGCGGTATTGGGGCTGGGCTTCCTGTACTTGCTGGCACCGCTGTTCTTCTTTACCCACGGCACCGCCATTGCCTGGGCCTTTGCCGGCCTGGCGACGCTGTTTGTCGGCCTGCGCCTGCAATCAAGGACCTTCCTGTTTACCGCGTTCGCCGTGCAACTGTTGGGTGGTGCGTTGTTCCTGATGCGCCTGCAAGGCGCGGACGGGGATTCGACGGCCGTGTTCAGTGCTGGCTGGAGCGGTTTGCTCAGTGCTTCGCTGATCGGCCTGGCACTGATCGGCGGCATGCTCCTGGCGGCTCGCGACGACATGGTGCGCAACGATGTCCGCTTGTTGCGCGGCTTGTCCGTGGTACTGCTGGCGGGGCTGGTGCTGATCAATCTCGCGGTGCTGTTCGTCCTGCCGTGGCAAACGGCGAGCGGCGTATGGGCGGCCAGCGGCCTGTTGATCATCTGGTTGAGCCTGTACCTGAAGCAACGTGTGAGCTTTGTCTTCGGCCTGCTGTTGCAGTTGCTTGGCGGTGCGGCGTTCCTCACGGCAGGGCCAGCACTGCTGGGCCCGCTCAATGCCGAGGATCTCCGTCCGTTGGCCCATAGCGGCTTCTGGACGCCACTGGTACTGGGGCTGGCGGCGCTGGTGGGCGCGTGGCGACTGCAACGTGCGCACTCGACGCAGGAGCTGGACGTCTTGAGCTTGCAGCGCCTGTCCGAGTTGTTGCTGGTCTGGGGTGCCGGCTGGTGGGCACTGGCGTGGGTCAGCGAAGTGCTGCGCTTTGCCCCGGCCAACCTGCAAGGCAGCTTACTGTTGATCGTGGCGGCGACCAGCGTGGCGGTATGGAGCGTCTTGTCGCTGCGGTTGAAATGGCCGGCGTTGGGGCTGTTGTGCACCTTGCTGATTCCTGCGGCGGGCTGTGTGCTGTTGGCGACCGGGCACAGCCGTTATCATCCGGCGGCGGATTTCGGCTGGTTGGCCTGGCTGGCGGTGTTCGCTGTGCATTTCGTTTCCTTGAAGCGGCTGGCGTCGGCGCTGCCGGCCCAGGCGCGCAGCACAGCTCATGTACTCGGTTGCTGGTTGCTGATGGCGGTGTTGATGCTGGAGTTGCGTTACGGCCTGCTGCAGTTGTCCGAGCAGTACAACGCCTGGCGCTGGCTGGCCTGGGCGATCCTGCCGGGCCTTTACCTGGTGCTGGTGTCCTCGCCGCGCACCTTGCCGTGGCCGGTATCTGCACAACCACGGGAATACCGCGTCTACGCGGCGGCGCCCATGGCGTTGTTGATGCTCGGCTGGTTCTGGCTGACCAACACTTTCAGCGACGGCAACTCGGAGCCACTGCCTTATGTGCCGCTGCTCAATCCTCTGGAGCTGGGCCTGTTGTTCGCCTTGTTCGGTATCTATGTGTGGGCCCGCAACGCCGTGGAGCAAACGACGACCCGTTGGAGTCGTATCGGTCACATTGCCCAGTTGATCGCCGGTGTGTCGCTGTTCGCGTTCTTCACCGCCCTGGTGATGCGCACGGCCCACCAGTGGATGGATGTCCCGTACGAGCTGGACGCGTTGCTTGAGTCCATGTTCGTACAGGCCGGCTTGTCCATCGTCTGGACCTTGATTGCCTTGGGCCTGATGATCGGCGGGCACTTGCGCCATCGCCGAGAGGTGTGGCTGATCGGCGCGGCGTTGATCGCTGTCGTCGTGGCCAAGCTGTTCTTCGTTGAATTGAGTAACCGTGGCGGTCTGGCGCGGATCGTGTCGTTTATCGGCGTGGGGGTGTTGCTGCTGGTGGTCGGCTATTTTGCGCCGCTGCCGCCCAAGCGCCCGGAGTCGGCCCCGGATGCCGAGCCGCCGATGCCTGTCAGTGAGGGAGTGTCGTCTTGA
- a CDS encoding type II toxin-antitoxin system Phd/YefM family antitoxin, with the protein MKLSSQIKPISYLKSHTAEIVKSITESREPLIITQNGEAKLVVMDVKSFEEQEDTMALLKLLAMGNQEIQEGKFRAIEDIFSELDNQG; encoded by the coding sequence ATGAAACTCTCATCACAAATCAAACCCATCAGCTATTTGAAGAGCCATACCGCCGAAATCGTCAAGAGCATCACAGAGAGCAGAGAGCCGTTGATCATCACCCAAAACGGTGAAGCCAAGCTCGTGGTCATGGATGTAAAAAGTTTCGAAGAACAAGAAGACACTATGGCCCTGTTGAAGCTGCTGGCGATGGGCAACCAGGAAATTCAAGAGGGTAAATTCAGGGCAATCGAGGATATCTTCAGCGAACTGGACAATCAGGGATGA
- a CDS encoding class 1 fructose-bisphosphatase: protein MSRVTLSRYLIEQTRSNNTPADLRFLIEVVARACKEISHAVSKGALGGVLGSMGTENVQGEVQKKLDVLSNEILLEANEWGGHLAGMASEEMDNAYQIPGKYPKGAYLLVFDPLDGSSNIDINAPVGTIFSVLRCPNEYLSQNEALNEKAFLQPGTEQVAAGYAIYGPQTMLVLTLGDGVKGFTLDREMGSFVLTHEDITIPETTQEFAINMSNQRHWEAPVQRYVSELLAGEEGPLKKNYNMRWVAAMVADVHRILTRGGLFMYPRDSREPSKPGKLRLMYEANPMSFLVEQAGGASTDGHQRILDIKPEGLHQRVAVFLGSKEEVARATAYHKE from the coding sequence ATGTCCCGCGTTACCTTGAGTCGCTATTTGATTGAGCAGACCCGCAGCAACAATACCCCTGCCGATCTGCGCTTTTTGATCGAAGTGGTGGCGCGTGCATGCAAGGAAATCAGCCACGCCGTGTCCAAGGGCGCGCTGGGCGGTGTCCTGGGCAGCATGGGCACCGAAAACGTGCAGGGCGAAGTACAGAAGAAGCTCGACGTGCTCTCCAACGAAATCCTGCTGGAGGCCAACGAATGGGGCGGTCACCTGGCCGGCATGGCGTCCGAGGAGATGGACAATGCCTACCAGATCCCGGGCAAATACCCGAAAGGCGCCTACCTGCTGGTATTCGACCCGCTGGACGGTTCGTCGAACATCGACATCAACGCGCCGGTCGGCACGATCTTCTCGGTATTGCGTTGCCCGAACGAGTACCTGAGCCAGAACGAAGCCCTGAATGAAAAGGCCTTCTTGCAGCCAGGCACCGAGCAGGTCGCCGCCGGTTATGCCATCTACGGCCCTCAGACCATGCTGGTGCTGACCCTGGGCGACGGCGTCAAGGGCTTCACCCTGGATCGCGAAATGGGCAGCTTCGTACTCACCCACGAAGACATCACCATTCCTGAAACCACCCAGGAATTCGCCATCAACATGTCCAACCAGCGTCACTGGGAAGCCCCGGTACAACGCTACGTCAGCGAGTTGCTCGCCGGCGAAGAAGGCCCGTTGAAAAAGAACTACAACATGCGCTGGGTCGCCGCGATGGTCGCCGACGTACACCGCATCCTGACCCGTGGTGGCTTGTTCATGTACCCGCGCGACAGCCGCGAGCCCTCCAAGCCGGGCAAGCTGCGCCTGATGTACGAAGCCAACCCGATGTCGTTCCTGGTGGAGCAGGCAGGTGGCGCTTCCACCGACGGCCACCAGCGCATCCTCGACATCAAGCCTGAAGGCCTGCACCAGCGCGTTGCCGTGTTCCTCGGCTCGAAGGAAGAAGTGGCACGCGCCACGGCTTACCACAAGGAGTAA